One Curtobacterium herbarum genomic window carries:
- the gyrA gene encoding DNA gyrase subunit A has translation MADDNENGADEPEIVHGDSGDIVVSGDRISQVDLQLEMQRSYLDYAMSVIVGRALPEVRDGLKPVHRRVIYAMYDGGYRPDRAFSKCSRVVGDVMGQFHPHGDSAIYDALVRLVQPWSLRYPLALGQGNFGSPGNDGAAAPRYTETKMAPLALEMVRDIEEETVDFQDNYDGRTQEPSILPARFPNLLVNGSVGIAVGMATNIPPHNLREVASGAVWALEHPDATREELLEALMQRIKGPDFPTGAQILGTRGIVDAYRTGRGSITMRAVVSVEEIQGRTCLVVTELPYQVNPDNLAIKIAELVKDGRLAGVADIRDETSGRTGQRLVIVLKRDAVAKVVLNNLYKHTQLQENFGANMLAIVDGVPRTLALDGFISAWVDHQVEVIVRRTQFRLREAEKRAHILRGYLAALDALDEVIALIRRSPDVEEARNGLMELLSVDEIQARAILELQLRRLAALERQKIHEEAEALELKIADFEDILARPERQRTIIIDELTEIVDRFGDDRRTEIMLGFDGDMSMEDLIPEEEVVVTITRGGYVKRTRSDQYRSQHRGGRGVRGAQLRADDVVDHFFVTTTHHWLLFLTDQGRVYRAKAYELQEAGRDAKGQHSANLLAMQPDEKIQQVLDIRDYEAAQYLVLATEQGLVKKTALTEYDTNRTGGIIAINLREGDKLRSALLVDEHDDLLLVSRHGMSLRFTATNDTLRPMGRSTSGVKGMSFRGDDTLLSASVVADDGFVWVMTEGGYAKRTSVDQYRIQGRGGLGIKVARLAADRGDLVGALIVGEDDEVLVVLQSGKVVRSAVAEVPAKGRDTMGVVFARFAENDRIIAVARNSERNLDDQEDAEIEPAGPVETVSPDEAVADAADAELVEEVSTDALPTDAAPVEAGEDESSNE, from the coding sequence ATGGCTGACGACAACGAGAACGGCGCCGACGAGCCCGAGATCGTGCACGGCGACAGTGGGGACATCGTCGTCTCCGGTGACCGCATCTCGCAGGTCGACCTGCAGCTCGAGATGCAGCGCTCGTACCTCGACTACGCGATGTCCGTCATCGTCGGTCGTGCCCTGCCGGAGGTCCGCGACGGCCTCAAGCCGGTGCACCGCCGCGTGATCTACGCGATGTACGACGGTGGCTACCGTCCGGACCGGGCATTCTCGAAGTGCTCGCGCGTGGTCGGCGACGTGATGGGACAGTTCCACCCCCACGGTGACAGCGCGATCTACGACGCACTCGTCCGGCTCGTGCAGCCGTGGTCGCTCCGGTACCCGCTCGCCCTCGGGCAGGGCAACTTCGGCTCCCCGGGCAACGACGGCGCCGCGGCCCCGCGGTACACCGAGACCAAGATGGCCCCGCTCGCCCTCGAGATGGTGCGGGACATCGAGGAAGAGACCGTCGACTTCCAGGACAACTACGACGGTCGCACCCAGGAGCCGTCGATCCTGCCGGCCCGCTTCCCGAACCTGCTCGTCAACGGCTCCGTCGGCATCGCGGTCGGCATGGCGACGAACATCCCGCCGCACAACCTCCGCGAGGTCGCTTCCGGTGCGGTCTGGGCGCTCGAGCACCCCGACGCGACGCGTGAAGAGCTCCTCGAAGCGCTCATGCAGCGCATCAAGGGCCCGGACTTCCCGACCGGCGCGCAGATCCTCGGCACCCGCGGGATCGTCGACGCCTACCGGACCGGCCGCGGCTCGATCACGATGCGTGCCGTCGTCAGCGTCGAGGAGATCCAGGGCCGGACCTGCCTGGTCGTCACCGAACTGCCGTACCAGGTCAACCCGGACAACCTGGCGATCAAGATCGCCGAGCTCGTCAAGGACGGCCGTCTCGCCGGCGTCGCCGACATCCGTGACGAGACCTCGGGCCGGACCGGGCAGCGCTTGGTCATCGTGCTGAAGCGCGACGCGGTCGCCAAGGTCGTGCTCAACAACCTGTACAAGCACACGCAGCTGCAGGAGAACTTCGGCGCGAACATGCTCGCGATCGTCGACGGGGTGCCCCGCACCCTGGCGCTCGACGGGTTCATCAGCGCGTGGGTCGACCACCAGGTCGAGGTCATCGTCCGCCGGACCCAGTTCCGACTGCGTGAAGCCGAGAAGCGTGCGCACATCCTGCGCGGTTACCTGGCCGCCCTCGACGCCCTCGACGAGGTCATCGCGCTCATCCGCCGCTCGCCCGACGTCGAAGAAGCCCGCAACGGCCTGATGGAGCTGCTCTCGGTCGACGAGATCCAGGCGCGTGCGATCCTCGAACTCCAGCTGCGTCGTCTGGCCGCCCTCGAGCGCCAGAAGATCCACGAGGAGGCCGAGGCCCTCGAGCTGAAGATCGCCGACTTCGAGGACATCCTCGCCCGCCCGGAGCGCCAGCGCACCATCATCATCGACGAGCTCACCGAGATCGTCGACCGCTTCGGGGACGACCGCCGCACCGAGATCATGCTCGGCTTCGACGGCGACATGAGCATGGAAGACCTCATCCCCGAGGAAGAGGTCGTCGTCACCATCACCCGCGGTGGCTACGTCAAGCGCACCCGCAGCGACCAGTACCGCTCGCAGCACCGGGGCGGCCGAGGTGTCCGCGGGGCACAGCTCCGCGCGGACGACGTCGTGGACCACTTCTTCGTCACCACGACGCACCACTGGCTGCTGTTCCTCACCGACCAGGGCCGCGTCTACCGGGCCAAGGCGTACGAGCTGCAGGAAGCCGGACGTGACGCCAAGGGCCAGCACTCGGCGAACCTCCTGGCCATGCAGCCGGATGAGAAGATCCAGCAGGTCCTCGACATCCGCGACTACGAGGCGGCGCAGTACCTGGTGCTCGCCACCGAGCAGGGCCTGGTGAAGAAGACCGCGCTCACCGAGTACGACACGAACCGCACCGGTGGCATCATCGCGATCAACCTGCGCGAGGGCGACAAGCTCCGGTCGGCGCTGCTCGTCGACGAGCACGACGACCTGCTCCTGGTCTCGCGCCACGGCATGTCGCTGCGCTTCACCGCCACGAACGACACGCTCCGTCCGATGGGTCGCTCGACCTCCGGAGTGAAGGGCATGTCGTTCCGCGGGGACGACACCCTGCTGTCGGCGTCGGTCGTCGCGGACGACGGGTTCGTCTGGGTCATGACCGAGGGCGGCTACGCCAAGCGCACCTCGGTCGACCAGTACCGCATCCAGGGTCGCGGTGGTCTCGGCATCAAGGTGGCCCGTCTGGCCGCCGACCGGGGCGACCTCGTGGGTGCCCTCATCGTCGGCGAGGACGACGAGGTGCTCGTCGTGCTGCAATCGGGCAAGGTGGTAAGGTCTGCCGTGGCCGAGGTCCCAGCCAAGGGCCGGGACACGATGGGGGTCGTCTTCGCGAGGTTCGCGGAGAACGACCGGATCATCGCTGTGGCCCGGAACAGTGAGCGGAACCTGGACGACCAGGAGGACGCCGAGATCGAGCCCGCGGGCCCGGTCGAGACCGTCAGCCCGGACGAAGCGGTCGCCGACGCCGCCGACGCAGAGCTCGTGGAGGAAGTCTCCACCGACGCACTGCCCACCGACGCCGCGCCTGTCGAGGCCGGAGAGGACGAGTCAAGCAATGAGTAG
- a CDS encoding DUF3566 domain-containing protein — MSSVAEKLQRKAKRPVGTRQVRLRLVYVDFWSMVKLSFLIALAGSIVIVVATALVWVILNQTGVFDQIDSLLKDVTGQNSYSIMDQFSLGQVLGFSIVVGILNVVVGTVLGAIVSVLYNLSVRITGGVLVGFTNN; from the coding sequence ATGAGTAGTGTCGCCGAGAAGCTCCAGCGGAAGGCGAAGCGGCCCGTCGGGACTCGTCAGGTCCGACTCCGCCTGGTCTACGTCGACTTCTGGTCGATGGTGAAGCTGTCCTTCCTCATCGCCCTGGCCGGCTCGATCGTGATCGTCGTCGCCACGGCGCTGGTGTGGGTCATCCTCAACCAGACCGGCGTCTTCGACCAGATCGACAGCCTGTTGAAGGACGTCACCGGTCAGAACAGTTACTCGATCATGGACCAGTTCTCGCTGGGCCAGGTCCTCGGGTTCTCGATCGTCGTCGGCATCCTCAACGTGGTCGTCGGGACCGTGCTGGGCGCCATCGTCAGCGTCCTGTACAACCTCAGCGTGCGGATCACGGGCGGCGTGCTCGTGGGCTTCACCAACAACTGA